The following coding sequences lie in one Lepidochelys kempii isolate rLepKem1 chromosome 18, rLepKem1.hap2, whole genome shotgun sequence genomic window:
- the LOC140899966 gene encoding actin-like, which produces MFDPKILDIPAVIFDNGSGLCKAGIAGDSAPRSVITAIVGRSKAKATMLGAGQKEFYVGEEAQSKRGVLSLNYPIDHGIVTSWDDMERIWRHVYECELRIKASDRPVLLTEAPLNPLRNREKMTEIMFEGFKVPAMYVAVQATLALYASARTTGIVMDSGDGVTHTVPVYEGYCLPHAVSRLDIAGRDITEYFMRLLLESGHSFVSTAEREIVKDIKEKLCYVALDPVQEMKAKPEEILKEYKLPDGNIIKIGNQLFRAPETLFLPANIGIEAPGVHKMIFNSVMKCDIDVRRNLYGNVLLSGGSTLFPGLDERILREMQRQVPIGMAVRIIAPPERKYCVWIGASILTCLSSFKQMWVTVSDYKEFGAAVVHRKCF; this is translated from the coding sequence ATGTTTGACCCTAAAATTTTAGATATCCCAGCTGTGATATTTGACAACGGATCTGGATTATGCAAGGCTGGCATTGCAGGGGACAGTGCACCGAGGTCAGTTATTACAGCAATTGTTGGTCGCTCGAAAGCCAAAGCAACGATGCTCGGCGCAGGGCAGAAGGAATTTTATGTTGGAGAAGAAGCCCAGTCCAAAAGGGGTGTCTTAAGTTTGAATTATCCAATCGACCATGGCATAGTTACGTCCTGGGATGACATGGAGCGGATCTGGAGACATGTCTACGAGTGTGAGCTGAGAATCAAAGCTAGCGACAGGCCGGTGCTGCTGACGGAGGCCCCGCTCAATCCCCTGCGGAACCGGGAAAAAATGACTGAGATCATGTTCGAAGGCTTTAAGGTGCCTGCCATGTATGTCGCAGTGCAGGCGACCTTGGCGCTCTACGCCTCAGCACGCACCACGGGGATAGTCATGGACAGTGGAGACGGCGTTACCCACACCGTGCCCGTCTACGAAGGGTACTGCTTGCCCCATGCTGTTTCTAGGTTGGATATCGCaggcagggatatcactgaataCTTCATGAGACTCCTTTTGGAAAGTGGCCACTCCTTCGTGAGCACAGCCGAGAGGGAGATCGTGAAGGACATCAAGGAGAAGCTGTGCTACGTGGCTTTAGATCCCGTCCAGGAAATGAAAGCAAAGCCGGAAGAAATCCTCAAAGAGTACAAACTGCCTGATGGAAATATCATTAAGATCGGCAATCAGCTCTTTCGAGCCCCAGAGACCCTTTTTTTGCCCGCTAACATTGGTATTGAAGCCCCCGGGGTGCACAAAATGATCTTCAACAGTGTGATGAAATGTGACATTGATGTTCGCAGGAATCTTTATGGCAATGTGCTTCTTTCCGGTGGGTCCACCCTCTTTCCTGGACTGGATGAACGGATCCTGAGGGAGATGCAGCGGCAGGTGCCCATCGGGATGGCCGTACGGATCATCGCACCGCCCGAGAGGAAGTACTGTGTGTGGATTGGGGCCTCCATCCTCACTTGCTTGTCATCTTTTAAACAAATGTGGGTCACCGTCAGTGATTACAAAGAGTTTGGTGCAGCTGTAGTTCACAGAAAATGCTTTTAA
- the LOC140899989 gene encoding actin-related protein T2-like, with product MLNPQTLDIPAVIFDNGSGLCKAGLSGEIGPRHIIPTVIGCPKTKMSLLGAAQKDCHVGGEAQHKQDVLSLKYPIEHGIVTSCDDMEKIWKHIYEHELGLKAFERPVLMTETSLNPMENRKKLTQLMFERFKVPAFYLSVQAILSLYASARITGLVIDSGFAVTQTVPVYEGYYLPHAVSRLDVAGRDITEFLGKLLVESGQRFESLAGKKSIIEDIKEKLCYVAPDPHRELAKRPEEVLKEYKLPDGTLVSIGSPLFQAPEILFVPGSTGNDAPGLHRMIAHSVSKCDINIHNTLYGNMVLSGGSSLFHGLDERIFKGLEHQAPKGVPIKIIVPTDRWFSAWIGASVITSLTSFKQMWITAADYKDFGPNIVQRRCF from the coding sequence ATGTTGAATCCCCAAACTTTAGATATTCCAGCTGTGATCTTTGACAATGGATCAGGGCTATGTAAAGCTGGTCTGTCAGGAGAAATTGGTCCAAGACACATCATTCCTACGGTTATTGGCTGCCCCAAAACAAAAATGTCACTGTTAGGAGCAGCTCAGAAGGACTGCCATGTGGGAGGAGAAGCCCAGCACAAACAGGATGTGTTGTCTTTGAAGTATCCCATTGAACATGGTATAGTTACATCTTGCGATGATATGGAGAAGATCTGGAAGCATATCTATGAGCATGAATTGGGACTGAAAGCCTTTGAGAGGCCCGTGCTAATGACTGAGACCTCTTTGAACCCAATGGAGAATCGAAAAAAACTGACTCAGCTGATGTTTGAACGGTTTAAGGTGCCTGCTTTCTACCTGTCTGTCCAAGCCATATTGTCCCTCTATGCCTCAGCACGCATCACAGGACTGGTCATAGACAGTGGATTTGCTGTTACCCAGACGGTACCAGTCTATGAAGGGTACTACTTACCCCATGCCGTCTCCAGGCTGGATGTTGCAGGCAGAGATATCACAGAGTTCCTCGGGAAGCTCCTTGTGGAAAGTGGGCAACGCTTTGAGAGCCTTGCTGGGAAGAAGAGTATCATAGAGGACATCAAGGAAAAGTTGTGCTACGTGGCTCCAGATCCACACAGAGAATTAGCCAAGAGGCCAGAGGAGGTCCTGAAAGAATATAAACTACCTGATGGGACTCTAGTTAGTATTGGCAGCCCACTCTTTCAAGCCCCAGAGATCCTCTTTGTGCCAGGTAGCACTGGTAATGATGCACCAGGCCTTCATAGGATGATCGCTCACAGTGTTTCAAAGTGTGACATCAATATTCACAACACTCTCTATGGGAACATGGTGCTGTCGGGTGGTTCGTCCCTCTTTCATGGCCTGGATGAGAGGATTTTTAAGGGACTAGAACACCAGGCCCCCAAAGGGGTTCCTATAAAGATCATAGTACCCACAGACAGGTGGTTTTCTGCATGGATCGGGGCTTCTGTAATTACTTCCTTGACCAGCTTCAAGCAAATGTGGATCACTGCAGCTGATTACAAGGATTTTGGACCAAACATTGTCCAAAGAAGATGTTTTTAA
- the LOC140899972 gene encoding uncharacterized protein: MLYINLPTRMSESKILDLPAVIFDNGSGLCKAGLSGEQAPRSVIATVVGYPKSKAIMFGAGHREYYVGEEAQSKRGILSFKYPMEHGIVTSWEDMEKIWWHLFKHELKMKPSERPVLLTEAPLNTLSNREKMAEIMFEGFQVPAIFVALQALMALYASARTTGLVLDSGDGVTLTVPVYKGHCLLHGVSRLDFAGRDITKYLAQLLLETGCSFVSTAEKEIVKDIKEKLCYVAVEPSQKIQEKPKRLGWEYILPDGNAIKITDQLFRAPETLFVPANAGIEAPGIDKMILQSVMKCDGNIHPDIMRNVVLSGGSTLFRGLHERLLKELQTQSPSAIPVKILASRDRMYSVWIGASVLTSLTSFRDMWVTSEDYKKIGPSVLQRKCF; encoded by the exons Atgttgtatataaatctccccact AGAATGTCTGAATCCAAAATCTTAGATCTCCCCGCTGTAATTTTTGACAATGGATCTGGGCTGTGCAAAGCCGGCCTGTCAGGAGAGCAGGCACCAAGGTCAGTCATCGCTACTGTCGTCGGCTACCCCAAATCCAAAGCGATCATGTTTGGAGCTGGTCACAGGGAGTATTATGTCGGAGAAGAAGCCCAGTCCAAGAGGGGCATCCTGTCTTTTAAGTATCCAATGGAACATGGCATAGTTACATCATGGGAGGACATGGAGAAGATCTGGTGGCATTTGTTTAAGCATGAACTCAAGATGAAGCCCAGCGAGAGGCCAGTGTTACTGACCGAGGCGCCACTGAACACATTGTCGAACCGAGAAAAAATGGCCGAGATCATGTTTGAAGGTTTCCAGGTGCCTGCCATATTTGTGGCTCTGCAAGCTCTGATGGCCCTTTACGCTTCAGCCCGCACGACGGGATTAGTGCTGGACAGTGGAGATGGCGTGACCCTGACAGTCCCTGTCTACAAAGGCCACTGCTTGCTCCATGGTGTTTCCAGGCTGGATTTTGCCGGCAGAGATATTACTAAATACCTTGCTCAGCTGCTCTTGGAGACTGGATGTTCCTTCGTGAGCACGGCGGAGAAGGAAATTGTGAAGGACATCAAGGAGAAGCTGTGCTATGTGGCTGTAGAACCCAGCCAAAAAATTCAGGAAAAGCCCAAAAGGCTTGGATGGGAGTATATTCTCCCAGATGGCAATGCCATCAAGATTACAGACCAGCTGTTCAGAGCTCCTGAAACCCTTTTTGTGCCAGCTAATGCTGGCATTGAGGCACCAGGGATTGACAAAATGATCCTTCAAAGCGTTATGAAATGCGATGGAAATATCCACCCTGATATCATGAGAAATGTGGTATTGTCAGGTGGGTCGACCCTTTTCCGAGGTCTCCATGAGAGACTTCTAAAGGAGCTGCAAACTCAGAGCCCCAGTGCAATCCCTGTAAAGATCCTAGCATCCCGAGATAGGATGTACTCTGTGTGGATTGGGGCTTCCGTCCTCACCAGCTTAACATCATTTAGGGACATGTGGGTCACAAGTGAAGACTACAAGAAAATTGGACCATCTGTGCTTCAGAGAAAATGCTTCTGA